Part of the Amycolatopsis sp. 195334CR genome is shown below.
CACTTTTCACGCGGCCGCCGGACGCGCTAAGGGGGATCCGCCGGGCGGGCGGATGCTTACAACGTTTCGGTGACTTGGTGCCGCTGTTCTGCCCAAGACTGCTTTGTGGGGTTCAGATTCCGTGAGATCCCGGTACGCTGCCCACAGGCCGTCGTTTTGCGTGTTCGTGGCTTCACACTCGCGGAACTTCTGACGCGGGCCATGAGCCGCTCCAGTGCTCTTCGCTCGACTCGTTGGAACCGCCCGGGACGGCCCGGGTACTGCTCCGGCGGAGGCCCGAAGCGGATCTGTAACGAGGAGTAAGCGGTGGCGCAAGGCACTGTGAAGTGGTTCAACGCTGAAAAGGGCTTTGGCTTCATTGCCCAGGACGGCGGCGAGGGCGACGTGTTCGTGCACTACTCGGAGATCGACGGGCGCGGCTTCCGCACCCTCGAGGAGAACCAGCGGGTGGAGTTCGAGGTGGGCCAGGGCCAGAAGGGCCCGCAGGCTCAGAAGGTGCGCGTCATCTGAGATCGGTCACCTGAAGCAACCGGGCCCCGGCGGAACTTCCGCCGGGGCCCGGTTTCTTTTGGCTTCAGCGCAGGCGTCCGGAGACGGGCTGCTCCCAGTTCTGGTCGAAGGTGAACTGGTCGGTGTGGGCGTCGCTGACGCGGTTGTGGCGGGACTGGGTCTGGTCCTGCGCCGAGGAGGCCTGCGCCTCCCAGGAGAGGCGCTCGAGGACCCACTCCATGGCGAGCGCCTGCGGCGAGGTCTCGCGCTCGGCGGCGAGGTCCTTCAACTGTTCGCTGGCGATGGTGTT
Proteins encoded:
- a CDS encoding cold-shock protein; this translates as MAQGTVKWFNAEKGFGFIAQDGGEGDVFVHYSEIDGRGFRTLEENQRVEFEVGQGQKGPQAQKVRVI